From Staphylococcus sp. M0911, a single genomic window includes:
- a CDS encoding pyruvate, water dikinase regulatory protein: MKEQQAQQLTIYIVSDSIGETAQRMIHATLTQFPDLTQIEIKKFPYIKDENEFLNVLELAHEKNAIVVTTLVSESFNALGHQYAKEHQISYIDYMSELITMIEQHTQSTPLMESGALRKMNTEYFKRIEAIEYSVKYDDGKHFTDIGEADALIVGVSRTSKTPLSMYLANKGYKIANIPLVPEVTIPESVFQHKGLKVFGLTASPNYIANIRKNRAEALGISKTSTYNSLDRIKKELSYAEEIFNKLNATVINTEYKSIEESAFYIEKFLQQND; the protein is encoded by the coding sequence GTGAAAGAACAACAAGCACAACAATTAACGATTTACATCGTTTCTGACTCTATAGGGGAAACAGCACAACGGATGATACATGCGACATTAACTCAATTTCCAGACTTAACCCAAATAGAAATTAAGAAGTTCCCATATATTAAAGATGAAAATGAATTTCTTAATGTATTAGAATTAGCACATGAAAAAAATGCGATAGTGGTTACAACACTGGTTAGTGAATCCTTCAATGCACTTGGTCATCAATATGCAAAGGAACATCAAATATCATATATAGATTATATGTCGGAATTAATTACGATGATCGAGCAACATACGCAATCTACACCGTTGATGGAAAGTGGCGCATTACGAAAAATGAACACAGAATATTTCAAACGTATAGAAGCCATAGAATATTCGGTGAAATACGATGATGGTAAACACTTCACTGATATTGGAGAAGCAGACGCCCTAATCGTTGGCGTATCTCGAACGTCTAAAACACCATTGAGTATGTACTTAGCCAATAAAGGCTATAAAATAGCGAATATACCATTAGTGCCAGAAGTGACGATTCCCGAAAGTGTTTTCCAACATAAAGGGTTAAAGGTATTCGGTTTAACAGCAAGTCCTAATTATATCGCTAATATTAGAAAAAATCGTGCCGAAGCGTTAGGTATTTCAAAAACGTCAACATACAATAGTTTAGATAGAATTAAGAAAGAATTATCCTATGCTGAAGAAATATTCAATAAATTAAATGCCACCGTTATTAATACAGAATATAAATCTATAGAAGAATCAGCATTTTATATCGAGAAATTTTTACAACAAAATGATTAA